One Cryptomeria japonica chromosome 9, Sugi_1.0, whole genome shotgun sequence genomic window carries:
- the LOC131060965 gene encoding disease resistance protein TAO1 isoform X2 — MLDTRIGKRPVTKNPTDSVIEEIEKVCIEVLKGSEKIPKVGMALCMLGSVLERFSKMSDNKSEYLVVLKRMLNLGKQILQLNEQIPEQKQKLIEGIQCIVEGSIMCISQLARANIFRFLTATVNADSLKAFQLKVDRLYDCIQLSTTIAIGERVTDIGDRVPKIASQSRKIYAYQPRVGIERAQERVIQLLDLNAQDPIPIVVVVYGFGGIGKTTLADAVYAHLNLQSYKHCRIHMNQDCTYNDLKGLQQQILCGLFQENWQLNNCDEGQGILHSFFTKNSNQPLFLYIDNSLKSTDLEQLLPKGLGNCLPPKSRILVTTRNLHETDIFVGRDIQRRQYDVNPLPETEARKLLLDKVSDYNDENNIANLLKLCGGVPLLLELAGSQLAINRGNTKNIVLEMLKEGDKVKERDISDRMVGFVYDRLLEPVQEAFLDITSFFYKDWSSEFVASIVGEEEFRGLEAASFVKTDEDGSVIVHDIVRARGKKLSEQEGNRITDPETLLECLKNEEKLKKLKGIYFDEEREHPIEINCHHLNCMSSSLKVLCYSGSQITFKEKCHKPFEQLRCLRIRGDVPDLPMEFEKLEHLAYYNGPLTQGMRLYDFPPSLRFAYINDYSEKRVAYSKIPPKVTPASSLLTLGLYGFKNMQRLPDGLEKLTKLEELILFNWHQLKELPSKLGDLSNLNWLTLMECYELKELPSNFGQLSNLKWLTLMECYELKELPSNFGQLSNLKTLRIWHCRALSALPSNFGQLKKLEQLDLDGCSELKELPADFGQLKNLKELSLCGCSGLEKWSVSFGDLTEMKEIDLTNCSSELKDSLPDNFKGNNCLVLGL, encoded by the exons ATGCTAGATACACGCATTGGCAAGCGTCCTGTAACG AAAAATCCTACGGATAGCgtaattgaagagattgaaaaagtTTGTATAGAAGTGCTCAAAGGCTCGGAGAAAATTCCTAAAGTAGGAATGGCACTTTGTATGTTGGGATCTGTATTGGAGAGATTTAGTAAGATGTCTGACAACAAGAGTGAGTACCTTGTAGTTTTGAAAAGGATGCTTAATCTTGGGAAGCAAATTCTGCAGTTGAATGAGCAAATTCCAGAGCAGAAGCAGAAACTAATTGAGGGAATTCAGTGCATTGTGGAAGGCAGCATCATGTGCATCTCCCAACTTGCAAGAGCCAACATTTTCAG GTTTCTTACCGCCACAGTGAATGCCGATAGTTTAAAGGCTTTTCAACTCAAAGTAGACCGCTTGTATGATTGCATCCAATTATCGACTACAATTGCAATAGGGGAAAGAGTAACTGACATTGGGGACAGAGTGCCCAAGATTGCTTCACAATCTCGGAAAATCTATGCATACCAACCCAGAG TTGGAATTGAGAGGGCACAGGAAAGAGTAATTCAGCTTCTTGATTTGAATGCACAAGACCCAATACCAATTGTTGTGGTTGTCTATGGTTTCGGTGGGATTGGTAAGACCACACTCGCTGATGCCGTTTATGCCCACCTCAACCTCCAATCTTATAAGCATTGCAGAATTCATATGAATCAAGATTGTACCTACAATGATCTGAAGGGCCTCCAGCAACAGATTTTGTGTGGATTGTTCCAAGAGAACTGGCAATTGAATAACTGTGACGAAGGCCAGGGAATTTTGCATTCATTTTTCACAAAGAATTCAAATCAACCTTTATTTCTATACATTGACAACAGTCTCAAAAGTACAGATCTCGAGCAACTTCTACCTAAAGGCTTGGGCAATTGCCTTCCACCGAAGAGTAGAATACTTGTCACTACTCGAAATCTCCATGAGACAGACATATTTGTCGGCAGGGATATTCAACGCCGACAATATGATGTGAATCCTCTTCCAGAGACGGAGGCTAGAAAACTTTTGTTGGACAAAGTTTCAGACTACAATGATGAAAATAATATAGCCAACCTCCTTAAGCTGTGTGGTGGTGTTCCGCTTCTACTAGAATTAGCTGGTTCACAATTGGCTATAAACAGGGGAAATACAAAGAATATAGTGTTAGAGATGCTTAAAGAAGGAGACAAGGTCAAGGAGAGAGATATAAGTGACCGCATGGTTGGTTTTGTGTATGATAGACTCTTGGAACCAGTTCAAGAGGCCTTTTTAGATATCACATCCTTCTTTTATAAGGATTGGAGTAGTGAGTTTGTGGCCAGCATAGTTGGAGAGGAGGAATTCAGAGGTCTAGAAGCTGCGTCATTCGTCAAGACAGATGAAGACGGTAGTGTGATTGTTCATGACATAGTTCGAGCAAGAGGCAAAAAGCTGTCAGAGCAAGAGGGAAACAGAATCACAGACCCTGAGACTTTATTGGAGTGtttgaaaaatgaagag AAACTCAAAAAATTAAAAGGCATTTATTTTGATGAAGAACGTGAACATCCAATTGAAATTAATTGCCATCATCTTAATTGTATGAGCAGTTCTTTGAAAGTGCTATGTTATAGCGGATCGCAAATAACATTCAAGGAGAAATGTCATAAACCATTTGAACAACTCAGATGCCTTCGGATTCGTGGTGACGTTCCTGATTTACCAatggagtttgagaaacttgagcaTCTCGCCTACTACAATGGCCCGTTGACGCAAGGCATGCGTTTGTATGAT TTTCCTCCAAGCCTGCGCTTTGCGTACATTAATGATTATTCTGAGAAGAGAGTTGCATATTCTAAAATTCCTCCCAAAGTCACTCCAGCTTCTTCGCTTCTAACATTAGGCTTATATGGTTTCAAAAATATGCAAAGGTTGCCAGATGGACTGGAAAAGCTAACAAAGTTAGAGGAATTAATTTTATTTAACTGGCATCAGTTAAAGGAACTTCCTTCCAAATTGGGAGATCTCAGCAATCTAAATTGGTTGACACTAATGGAATGCTATGAATTGAAAGAGTTGCCTTCAAACTTTGGGCAACTTAGCAATCTAAAATGGTTGACACTAATGGAATGCTATGAATTGAAAGAGTTGCCTTCAAACTTTGGGCAACTTAGCAATTTGAAAACTTTGCGAATATGGCATTGTCGTGCATTAAGTGCATTACCTTCAAACTTTGGCCAGCTCAAAAAGTTAGAACAGTTAGATTTGGACGGCTGTTCTGAGTTAAAAGAGTTGCCTGCAGACTTTGGTCAGCTCAAAAATTTGAAAGAGTTAAGTTTGTGCGGTTGTTCTGGGTTAGAAAAATGGTCAGTAAGCTTTGGGGATCTAACAGAGATGAAGGAGATAGATTTGACAAACTGTTCCTCTGAATTAAAAGATTCTTTGCCCGATAACTTTAAAGGAAATAATTGTTTAGTATTGGGATTATGA
- the LOC131060965 gene encoding disease resistance protein TAO1 isoform X1, translated as MAKDLCSLCCCSCCSLQSPSQQPIQQQSQQSLVQPPPISISSPPHQQSIPGHSTSSSPSQPSEHEGTATMTDFKNFLQKFNDISQIEGLIPVLEELLKIASGERSDGGSNTAAASYIHDAQRILEMLDTRIGKRPVTKNPTDSVIEEIEKVCIEVLKGSEKIPKVGMALCMLGSVLERFSKMSDNKSEYLVVLKRMLNLGKQILQLNEQIPEQKQKLIEGIQCIVEGSIMCISQLARANIFRFLTATVNADSLKAFQLKVDRLYDCIQLSTTIAIGERVTDIGDRVPKIASQSRKIYAYQPRVGIERAQERVIQLLDLNAQDPIPIVVVVYGFGGIGKTTLADAVYAHLNLQSYKHCRIHMNQDCTYNDLKGLQQQILCGLFQENWQLNNCDEGQGILHSFFTKNSNQPLFLYIDNSLKSTDLEQLLPKGLGNCLPPKSRILVTTRNLHETDIFVGRDIQRRQYDVNPLPETEARKLLLDKVSDYNDENNIANLLKLCGGVPLLLELAGSQLAINRGNTKNIVLEMLKEGDKVKERDISDRMVGFVYDRLLEPVQEAFLDITSFFYKDWSSEFVASIVGEEEFRGLEAASFVKTDEDGSVIVHDIVRARGKKLSEQEGNRITDPETLLECLKNEEKLKKLKGIYFDEEREHPIEINCHHLNCMSSSLKVLCYSGSQITFKEKCHKPFEQLRCLRIRGDVPDLPMEFEKLEHLAYYNGPLTQGMRLYDFPPSLRFAYINDYSEKRVAYSKIPPKVTPASSLLTLGLYGFKNMQRLPDGLEKLTKLEELILFNWHQLKELPSKLGDLSNLNWLTLMECYELKELPSNFGQLSNLKWLTLMECYELKELPSNFGQLSNLKTLRIWHCRALSALPSNFGQLKKLEQLDLDGCSELKELPADFGQLKNLKELSLCGCSGLEKWSVSFGDLTEMKEIDLTNCSSELKDSLPDNFKGNNCLVLGL; from the exons ATGGCCAAAGATTTATGTTCTTTATGCTGCTGCTCTTGCTGCAGTTTACAGTCCCCTTCTCAGCAACCTATTCAACAACAATCTCAACAATCTCTTGTACAACCACCACCCATCTCTATCTCTTCACCTCCTCACCAGCAAAGCATTCCAGGGCATTCCACCTCCTCCTCGCCTTCACAACCTTCTGAACATGAGGGCACTGCCACTATGACCGATTTTAAGAATTTTCTCCAGAAGTTCAATGATATAAGCCAGATTGAGGGTCTAATTCCGGTTTTAGAGGAGCTATTGAAGATCGCG TCGGGAGAGAGGAGTGATGGAGGATCTAATACAGCGGCAGCTTCTTATATCCATGATGCCCAAAGAATCCTGGAGATGCTAGATACACGCATTGGCAAGCGTCCTGTAACG AAAAATCCTACGGATAGCgtaattgaagagattgaaaaagtTTGTATAGAAGTGCTCAAAGGCTCGGAGAAAATTCCTAAAGTAGGAATGGCACTTTGTATGTTGGGATCTGTATTGGAGAGATTTAGTAAGATGTCTGACAACAAGAGTGAGTACCTTGTAGTTTTGAAAAGGATGCTTAATCTTGGGAAGCAAATTCTGCAGTTGAATGAGCAAATTCCAGAGCAGAAGCAGAAACTAATTGAGGGAATTCAGTGCATTGTGGAAGGCAGCATCATGTGCATCTCCCAACTTGCAAGAGCCAACATTTTCAG GTTTCTTACCGCCACAGTGAATGCCGATAGTTTAAAGGCTTTTCAACTCAAAGTAGACCGCTTGTATGATTGCATCCAATTATCGACTACAATTGCAATAGGGGAAAGAGTAACTGACATTGGGGACAGAGTGCCCAAGATTGCTTCACAATCTCGGAAAATCTATGCATACCAACCCAGAG TTGGAATTGAGAGGGCACAGGAAAGAGTAATTCAGCTTCTTGATTTGAATGCACAAGACCCAATACCAATTGTTGTGGTTGTCTATGGTTTCGGTGGGATTGGTAAGACCACACTCGCTGATGCCGTTTATGCCCACCTCAACCTCCAATCTTATAAGCATTGCAGAATTCATATGAATCAAGATTGTACCTACAATGATCTGAAGGGCCTCCAGCAACAGATTTTGTGTGGATTGTTCCAAGAGAACTGGCAATTGAATAACTGTGACGAAGGCCAGGGAATTTTGCATTCATTTTTCACAAAGAATTCAAATCAACCTTTATTTCTATACATTGACAACAGTCTCAAAAGTACAGATCTCGAGCAACTTCTACCTAAAGGCTTGGGCAATTGCCTTCCACCGAAGAGTAGAATACTTGTCACTACTCGAAATCTCCATGAGACAGACATATTTGTCGGCAGGGATATTCAACGCCGACAATATGATGTGAATCCTCTTCCAGAGACGGAGGCTAGAAAACTTTTGTTGGACAAAGTTTCAGACTACAATGATGAAAATAATATAGCCAACCTCCTTAAGCTGTGTGGTGGTGTTCCGCTTCTACTAGAATTAGCTGGTTCACAATTGGCTATAAACAGGGGAAATACAAAGAATATAGTGTTAGAGATGCTTAAAGAAGGAGACAAGGTCAAGGAGAGAGATATAAGTGACCGCATGGTTGGTTTTGTGTATGATAGACTCTTGGAACCAGTTCAAGAGGCCTTTTTAGATATCACATCCTTCTTTTATAAGGATTGGAGTAGTGAGTTTGTGGCCAGCATAGTTGGAGAGGAGGAATTCAGAGGTCTAGAAGCTGCGTCATTCGTCAAGACAGATGAAGACGGTAGTGTGATTGTTCATGACATAGTTCGAGCAAGAGGCAAAAAGCTGTCAGAGCAAGAGGGAAACAGAATCACAGACCCTGAGACTTTATTGGAGTGtttgaaaaatgaagag AAACTCAAAAAATTAAAAGGCATTTATTTTGATGAAGAACGTGAACATCCAATTGAAATTAATTGCCATCATCTTAATTGTATGAGCAGTTCTTTGAAAGTGCTATGTTATAGCGGATCGCAAATAACATTCAAGGAGAAATGTCATAAACCATTTGAACAACTCAGATGCCTTCGGATTCGTGGTGACGTTCCTGATTTACCAatggagtttgagaaacttgagcaTCTCGCCTACTACAATGGCCCGTTGACGCAAGGCATGCGTTTGTATGAT TTTCCTCCAAGCCTGCGCTTTGCGTACATTAATGATTATTCTGAGAAGAGAGTTGCATATTCTAAAATTCCTCCCAAAGTCACTCCAGCTTCTTCGCTTCTAACATTAGGCTTATATGGTTTCAAAAATATGCAAAGGTTGCCAGATGGACTGGAAAAGCTAACAAAGTTAGAGGAATTAATTTTATTTAACTGGCATCAGTTAAAGGAACTTCCTTCCAAATTGGGAGATCTCAGCAATCTAAATTGGTTGACACTAATGGAATGCTATGAATTGAAAGAGTTGCCTTCAAACTTTGGGCAACTTAGCAATCTAAAATGGTTGACACTAATGGAATGCTATGAATTGAAAGAGTTGCCTTCAAACTTTGGGCAACTTAGCAATTTGAAAACTTTGCGAATATGGCATTGTCGTGCATTAAGTGCATTACCTTCAAACTTTGGCCAGCTCAAAAAGTTAGAACAGTTAGATTTGGACGGCTGTTCTGAGTTAAAAGAGTTGCCTGCAGACTTTGGTCAGCTCAAAAATTTGAAAGAGTTAAGTTTGTGCGGTTGTTCTGGGTTAGAAAAATGGTCAGTAAGCTTTGGGGATCTAACAGAGATGAAGGAGATAGATTTGACAAACTGTTCCTCTGAATTAAAAGATTCTTTGCCCGATAACTTTAAAGGAAATAATTGTTTAGTATTGGGATTATGA